AAGGTCCTCGCTGTTCGGCTTGAGATACGTCAAGTTGTAGGAAGTCATATAGCGTGTTACGGTACAAATATACGACGTCATAAAACCTTTGttctttagttatttttttcccTAGCAACACTCTTCATTTACTTTCTCAAAACTCACCTTCTTTCTCTTGAAGGGAACGGCaaagacacacacacacaatgaAAGGAACGTCAAAGAGAAAAGTACGACAAACTTCCTTGTACAAACCAACTAGTAAAAAACACCAGAAACCGACAAAAAACGGAGAGGAAGGACCCGAAAATTCAAGAAAGACAAAAGAATGAATATAAGCATTGAAAAAATTTTAGGCCAAGAAGAGACAAACGACGACGAAAACGCTACGACCTATAAAAAAGGGGAAAGAAAAACGACGACGGAAGAGAATATTTAAAGAGGCATCACCGTACCGTGGAGTTTACCGGAGCTCCGTTAGCAACGCCGGAGTTCCGTTAGCGACGTTGGACTCCGATAACAACGTCTTTAGGTCAGGTGCGTCATAAACTGCACCAGGAAATGAAAATCCCCTAAGTGTTAGGACTCGGAGCGTACTACAGGACAAAATACATACATTCTCTCTCCGTCCCCTCACACGTATTACCAATTGCCAAATGGGAAattaatataacattaaaattggCAGGACACGGAATATGTACATTCTGTCTACCTCGAAAATATCAACTACCCCCCGATGTAGGCTTTAATTTCTCTTCCTACGTTTTACCAATTCCCAAACGCAAAATTACTATAACATTAAAATTGGCAGGACACGGAATATGTACATTCTGTCTACCTCGAAAATATCAACTACCCCCCGATGTAGGCTTTAATTTCTCTTCCTACGTTTTACCAATTCCCAAACGCAAAATTActataacatatatacatatttaacatatctaatatatctatatttaacaTATCTACACATCTAACATGTATAACATATCTATAACATATCTAACATATCTAACCAGTAAAAGGGTCGTTAGATGTAAAGGAATGAGAATCGAGATTAATACCTCTCTAGATCGAACTTGAATTATACGTTAGACTATGGAAGAGacgaattaaataaaaaaaacctacAACGAAAGAGAAGACTTAAACAAGCGTTACCGTGCTGTCTAGCTTGCCAAAGTCCGGTTAGCGAAGCCGGAGCCCGGTCGATGACGTCGGACGCCGATAACAACATCTCTAGGTCAGATGTGTTATAAACTGTATCGGGAAATTAAAATCCCTTAGGTGACAAGACTCGGAGCGTACTTAACAACAAAATACGTAATAACAAAGAAAAGGGCAGTTAAATGTAGAATAAGAACCGACCTTAACACGTAAATGGTAATGGATTTTATAAATCGCATACCAAAGAAAGGACGTCCACAACGAATAAGTTTAGTCGTCTGGGATTGAACTTTATTCccaaaaataaagtattttgataatatatatatatatatatatatatatatatatatatatatatattttaatggtGAGTTTGAATCTTTAAGCGTCCGTAGTATCCTTGTATTTGTAAGGCAACACCATAGCCTTGGGACGTCCGGAAAAGTAGAAGCCTCTTTCTTAGAAAGGACCCATTTGAAAACGTACAGTTCTTTCCAAAGACACCATTTTACAATCATTTTAACATAAATCTAATCATccattttggtggaaaaaataaaaaagcaccGTTAAGTGGCGAAAAAATTATGGAGAATAATTCACCGGATCTATCCCTTTTCCCCCCAAATTGGATTGAAGGTATGATCTCTGTTACCTCCAACCAATGCCTCCGCCCGAGCCGCCGAAGGACTACAATCATGTGCGGGCGCGGCGGGGCCAAGCCACTGATAGCCACAGCCTCGCGGAGAGGGTGAGAGATCTAGGGAGGATTGGGATCCATTTTAGTAGCCCATTTCGATTTCGATCAATCCCTGAAATGCTTGTTTCTCAAATGGATAGTATATACATTCTTGGTAAAAATTGTAGGTGAGGAGAGAGAAGATCAGTGAGAGGATGAAGTTTCTGCAAGATTTGGTCCCGGGCTGCAATAAGGTATTTGGATGTAGTTCTCTCTCACTTAATTCTTCACCTGTTTTCTTaaacaaactgaaaaaaaaagtaaaaaattgtcATTTTGAGTGTTGGTGATTCCCAATTTGTGAATTTACAGGTGACGGAAAAAGCAGTTATGCTTGATGAGATTATCAACTACGTGCAGTCGTTGCAGCGCCAGGTCGAGGTACACGAATTGCTGGAAAATTCGACATTTTTCTTTCAGTAGTAATTCGCGCACTAATCGAACCTAAGCTTTCCGCTTTCAGTTCTTATCGATGAAACTCGCAACAATGAATCCACGCCTCGAGTTTAACATGGACAATATCCTCCCTAAAGATGTGAGTTATTGTTCTTGATTTTAATTATAGAGATTAGGAATTCTGCGGCTTATAACTGGGGTTTTCTTTGCAATTACAGATGCATCAAGAATGCGGAACAATGCCGCCCCCGGTTTATCCACTGGAGGCCGCCCCGACCCAGGCATTTCCTTTTTCTCACCAACCGCAGGGGCACCACCACCCTCTTCAGAGCGTTGTGAACAATGGCGTAGAGATGCCATTGAGCTCCTCGCTCCACCGAAGCCTCAGCATGCCGTTTCCTCCCCTGGACTGATTTGCAGATGCTTCCTCTCAGGTAAGAGAGAAATCGCGCAGGACTAACCATTAAACATTAGCCTCACAAAATTGAGGGGCTCACGACCGAATCTTAAAAGATCAGTCTGATAGGAAACGACCGAATAGTCCTAATGACGACTATAACATAGAAAAGGCAACGCCTTCTCGCTCTTTGGAAGTTGTCATATATTTGAGAAAAGAAGAGTCACCTTATTATTTAGATGCCTCCGGTGTTATACTCTTCGTCATAACAAATCATCAAAAGCTCAACATTTTTCATAAAAAGAGACATACactatagaaaatatgattAGGAGTCTCTTTAATTTGACAAATCTTTAAACTATAGCATTTGAATTGTCCATAATACTCCCTTGCCTCTGAAGCCCTTGAGAAGAATTTTATCTGATCCATTTTTCTAATTACTTCagtaagaaaattaaataattttaaaaagaatctGATACAAAATTATGCTTCATCTGAGTTCCTGTGTATACGCTTTTCTCCAAGTAATAGTAAAATGAGAAAACAGGACAAGCCTCATTAACTGATGCTAACACCCATCTGagagaatagaaaaatatattaattgaaggGTTATGCATTACCTTGAGCTTGAAGTTCTTGAACCCATTTCTTTGCGCGTGTAAATGAAGCCTACAACAGTAAACATAATGAGAATTCAGTGTGTAGTTTTCTTAGGTCCAATCTACAAGCAAAATTTGAACAACTAAACAAGAGGATTAAATCATCTTGAGAGAAAGTCTAGCCAGGTTAAATGCTTTCAGAACCATTTGCTAACCCAAATTTCTTCAAACTTTCCAACTTTCGAGAAATCATTACGACAAAAGAGATGGCCAGTTTCATACCGATTCcatcttaaattcaaaacatGTAGGATTAACTTTCACAGGCTTCAATAGAACAATTGTGTTGACATTGGCTttaatcaataaaataaaaaatataaatattcttaatattaataaatactATTATTTATATTAGCTCTACAatagctcggcttgtgctcgctCGACTGGgatcgagcacaagccgagcaaataaTTTACTCGACCTTTTAaatcgagcacaagccgagcaaatgATTTGCTCGTTCAGCTAGAGCTCGAGTAAAGCTCGGCTTGTACTCGACCGAGCGCTTGTCGCTCGACTTAACGGTGGGGATCGAATCGGTGTGGAAGACACAATAAAACACGTATAATATTAATacttgtacatatatatatattataatggcATAGTGTGCATATTGTACTTTAAATACCACGAAAACTTACGATGTGTATATACCCGCCTCAAGAGATGATGGATTAACATAACATGGTTCTGTGTTTAACAAGAGGATATCACTATTAGGTTGAATTGGTTATTGTTAATTCAACCACATAAATCTCGATGAGAGTCATCTCGTGATACGAACTATCTTTCGTAAAATCCtatttcaatatttataaaCTGGTAAGTATATATCAAAtgatagtaatataaaatcgaatatatattataaataacaaaaatatattaaatctataatcttttattaacttattaataatctatagtttaattaaatattaatttaaaatcaagAATCTAAATTCTCGCCATTCTAACCTCACCTGCACACCGATCCCTACGTTTGGCCTGACTAGGTCCCCACACTCTCAAAAGAGTGGAGAGCGAAGTAAAAAACAATCTTGTCCTGACTGAGCTCcgcctaataaaaaaaaaataaaaatcgagaGTGGATGTCGAGGTAAGCCCCGCCTAGTCCTGCCCTCGCCTAAAAACCACCTAAAAATTGCCTAGCCTTATCTAACTTCCTTCTTTTTCATAAAACGGAGAGCGAAATAAATGAACCGCCTAGTACTATCTAAACCCCGcctaatataaaaagatataaaaaacaAGGGTGAATAGCAGGGTAAGCCCCGGCTAGCTTTACCCTCGAGGTGGCTGGGCCTAGGTAAACGTAGGGATTCACGCCGTAAAAAATTAGGTTTGGGCTGATGAATATGAAGCCCATGTGCGTTTGCCCTCAGGCTTTGGCTTAGCCCagtaattggaaaaaaaaaaactaattttatatagCCACCCTAAAAAACCGGCAAGGCAGAGGCGTGAGCAGGAGAGCTATGGTTGAGGATGAAGTGGAAAAAGCGgcgagggggagagagagagagggagagagaaagaagtagcagaagaagaagcagagagGGTACCGTAGTTCGCCTCGCCGCTACCGCCTCCTAAGCTTGTATCTCCTGCTGGTCGAGCGGAGGTACAGGTGCCTGCTGTAGGAGTCCCGGAGAGCGGAGGAACTGTTGCTCTAGGCGCAGGAGTTCCATGGTGTGCCTTGCTAGCTTTGGAATTAAAGAGCTAGGAAAACGTGAAGAATCTAGCTGCGGCTAACCCAACAGAATATAGCTAAACCAACCATATCTACTAAACAACCCGCACAAACTAACACTATCCTACTCAACGTCTCCTTGTGAGACCTCGAGCTCAGCAAGTTCCTCTTTTAGTTTCTCTTAGTCCTCTTCTAATTCGATTTGTTCGTCGAAGGAATGGAACAACCGTTGTAGCAACTCCAGAGCAAGgcaagagagaggaaaagaggaaaaatcACTAGCGTTCTaggaaaggaaaacaaaaacaatagaCCACGCAAGAACTAGAAGCTGGCAACGTATTTGTTTCCTAACATCGCTCCGTTGTATTTTTTCTACGAACACGCTTAATATcaaaattctatcaaaatattTGAAGATACAGCAACACAACAATCCAGAATAAATGCAAAAGTACCCAAAGTTTAAACGGCAGTTTTTCTTTGTTTACGAACACGCTTTCTCAAAATACTTGAACATTTAATGAGACAACTCCAGAATTATAGTGGTACTCAAAGCTCAAACGGCAGTCTTGATCTTAGTCTGTCGACGATTACCTAAGTCGACTTCcgaaacaaaagaaaactttATAAAGTCATTTTATCTTCATATAATATTGAAACACAAACTCAACTGACACACTTCAGACTACACGAACATCACTTTAAAGTCAAGCTAGGAGATGGAAGGGaacaaaagataaattaaataatacagcCTCAGAACGTGACCTAATTACCTATCCCTACAGGTAGATCGGTGGTACATTCGTATAGTTGGATTAATCGTTTCTATCCTTTCGCCGATCGTAACACCAAAGTGACCTACGCGGTATAAGAGTCAAGTAAAAAACATCATATCAGTAAGAACTATTTGTTAACTATACTTGAGGTAATTAACAAAGAGGGTAAAGTAGCATCAAACATCAAGATCAGTAAAGCTCGACCCCTACTGATCACAGGAAATTAAGGAGCGACCAACAAGATCTTAAAAAGAACAACTATCTCACATTAATTTTACTCATGATCTCATGAACCTTTCTTTTTTCCCCACATTAACACATTGACCAAAACAAACTAACTAAAATTTACACTGTTCACAGATACGTGTATACCAGTACGTAAACCGTTATAATCACCACGTTTAGGTGTTACATAGTAATCATACAACCGAAAGTTGAATTAACGTAGCgagaaataaaaacaataatctAAAATCTTTACTTGGGTCTTCTACTCCGTCTTCTTCTACCACGTTTACAACTAGAACTAAGAGTCGCCTTTCCCTTCACACAACAGAATTTTTGAAGATGTGCAGTCCATTCAAAGAATAAACAACCAAAACCTTGTGACTATCTCGTTAATGTTAATTGGAAGTGGACAATACAGGAACGTCGAAAGAATAtagtttaacaaaaaaaaaaaaccccacacTTGATACATACTTGAAAAAAACGACCCGTAAAGGGGGGGAAAAGATAATAACAGAACTCCTTGAAAAGGAACACAACTTTCATATCATAGACTTTGACACCACTGTTTTAAGAGAAACAAAGAATAACTTAACGTCTGATATAAAGAAGGCCAGCAACCTAATCAACTAGGGCTGTTCGAATTTGGACCTCTGAACCAACCACAGTTGTTTCTGTCGATAAACTATGACCTGTGCGAAGGCAGTCTTATACTGAGTTCTCACTTCCGATACCTTCAACTACTTTTTGGTTGTCTTCTAATGTTACTATAACCACCCGAACTTTTCGTCCAGTCACAATGTATAACACGTAATCTAATATATCTAATAactagaagggtattttcactacaataaaaagagtagaatcaattaaatATTAACTTGACACAAGTGTATATCAGATAACACATATAAATAAGATTACTCGCACATTTTATAAAAATCGACTGCTCAACGAATTAGGAAAACGAAAACACGTATGATAagtcaaggaaaaaaaaagacaggAAAGAATCTAAGTTCTTGAACAACTCCGTTAACACAACGGCTACTGTGTGTTCCTGGCCAAAGTCTCTAATCCTTAAGCAGGTGGATTTCCACACGAAAACATACCTGGAGGACCTTGGCCTTTTTGAAACTACCGGGCACGTACACGTCGCGTCTGTTTACGTTGAAAAGACTTCGATCGACCAGGAGTTGAACAAGTCCACTAATATGTTTGAAGACCttaggaaaacaagaacagGACAAAGAAACTAAGGGGATCATTCGATACAACGTGTCTGTGTCTATACTCCTATGTCTATGTTGTGATATACCTATACTACTATGTTATTAAGGATTTTGCAGCTCTTATACTATGCGCCCCATATaaacttattttataataaaatttatataaatttatatcttaACCCGACCTCATGATAATTATCATAAACCTAAAAAAACGATATCTCAAAAATTAGGAACCTACTTTTTAACATCCCAATCCTACTATCATTAAGGGATCCTAAATCACCACGaggggatcccaactcacccaccGACCAACTTAACATATTAGATTTCCCACCTTAACTAATTTCACATCTAGATTGCCGATTTTTTAGTTATCGTTTTCTCAGGTTTATGATTATTATCATAAGGTCGAGTTGAGTATATACAACTAATATACATTACTATATAACTCTTGTTAGTTCTATAGACCTAATATAAATCCTTGTAGAAGACTATATGTAATCGAACATATTAACAAGATGTAGACCAGTATTTTTTCTTATTAGTTAGCATACTTTATTATTAAGTTTTTCAATGCCGTACTTTAAACTTCATAGGCACGAAGTATCGATTATTCTTAATTGAGATTTTGGAAAGAACACCCGGTTTTATTACACCCATGAGTACACGAATTAACCGATAATAGTGAAAAtcaaagaaatgaaaaagaaaaactgatgGAACACAAGGACAGAGAAAAAACTTACATTATAACATTTTTACCGACTCGTTTCTTTAAGAACAAACGAAACATAAAcgtttcattaaaaaaaaaagacaacatCGAACAGAGAAAAGAGTTGAGATGCTTCGTACTAGTCTTCTAATAAAGAATTCTTCACAAGTAAGGTAGACTTTCATTTGGAgagaaaattataaagtaaCAGTAAAATTACTTACTTCATTATGTGTACCGTAGATGAACAAACCTAAGTACCAACCTCAGCGCACTGAACATCGATAAGAATGCGACAAAGTGACATACTGTTTTAGGTTGAATCCCATATACAATGTATAGGTACTTGCTTTCGACCTTTGAGTTAAAAGAATATCGTGGGAAATCAAAGTAACGGATCAAAGTAAGGAATACACTACTCTCTAAATAAACCTAACATTGATACGACGTGTCTATACCTATGCCCCTACGCCTATGCTGTGCTATGCCTATACCACTATGCCGTTAAGGATTCAAAAGATCCTATGCTATGCGCTCTATATGaacttattttataatataaatttatatacaactaatatatattactatgtaACTCTTGTTAGTCCTATAAACCTGATATAAtttcttatataaaattatacgtAATTGAACATATTAATAAGATGTATACaagtatttttttctattagttagtatattttattaatatattttttatagtttggTTGATAGTAGGTTGAACTAGTTTACTGTTGTTATCTATGCATCAGCGTGTTTAATCTATTAATCGGTAAGTTATATATACAGACAAAACAATCAAGATATTAatttaatcattatttttttatacgaTAGGAAAAGCAGCTCGTCGCAGTCTACACATAGTATAAGTCGAGATATCGAAAACAAACGAATTACGATCTAACTGTTTAATCTACTTTCTCTCATTTATAACACACTTCTATCTTGCTCTTATTCGCGGAAGATGGTAAGTTCTCGTTTTTCTATCTCTTTTCCTGTTTAACTTGTTTCTAACTACAAAAAGAGTGAGAAAAGGAAGAAAGGTTATCCAAACCTAcacttgaaaatttttttaaaattcaaagcTAGTAAAATCTGGTTTTTTCTTAGACCGGCACAGGGAGGGCATAGGGCGGCATAGGGAGTGCATAGGCTCGGCATAggctataaaaaaataaaaaatttttacggCCTATGAAGTAAGGGTATAGCCTGTGCATAGCCCACGTATAACCATAGGCTATGCATAGGCTATGCCCATGCCTTCATAGGCACGAAGTATCCTAACATTATAGAACAACAAACGTCGAGATTTTTAACGAGGTTATTTTCTGTtcataaaaatacaaaatatcattTAAAACTCACTTTATCCACCAAGAAACCACAAAGTAAAATAGGGAGGAGGGtaatcaaaatatcaaataGTAAAATCGACGACATTAATGGATGATCGTTACTTAGTACCAGGAGTGACATCTGAGCACAGGATGTTAGCGTGTTGAACGGTCGGTCGCTGTACAAAAGGAATAAACAAACTCCAAAACAACCTGTATTTACTGCATTTACTAAACTATCTCCTATACTCTTTACTTCTCATATTTATTGTTTTACTCTGTTCAACCACTTAGCACCAGCTTCACAACTTGTATACGCCACCGATTATAGTAAGCATCCGGAGAAGATGGGGAGTCGTTCTTTCACAGTTAATACTTCGAATCTTCACGTATTTTAATAACGTAGACGTTCTACTCTTAGGAAAATTTCGATGTTGAGAAgggaaaaaattaaagttaagaccAAATTCCAGGTATAATGTTATCATATCTGGTATCTCGAAACGTCAAGTATCAAACTAGTGTTTAATGGATTCAAATAACTGAAGGAAAAATAAGAATTAGAAACAAAGGGTAAATAAGAATAAGAAACAAAAGgttggaaaacaagaacactAAAGAACACTAAATTAGAGACATCAACCGGGGAGATACCACTTAATGAGTTCTGTTCCACGTTTGTGTAAAGAAATAAGTAGACTCAAGCTGTTTTTAATCTATTTGCCGTTAAATATTAACATTCCCACGGAAAATATCAACATACCCTTTCTTGTATAATCTGTTTTCCATCAAATATTAACATTCCCACGGAAAATATCAACATTCCCTTTCTTGTATTCA
The nucleotide sequence above comes from Ananas comosus cultivar F153 linkage group 17, ASM154086v1, whole genome shotgun sequence. Encoded proteins:
- the LOC109722765 gene encoding transcription factor bHLH77-like; the protein is MPPPEPPKDYNHVRARRGQATDSHSLAERVRREKISERMKFLQDLVPGCNKVTEKAVMLDEIINYVQSLQRQVEFLSMKLATMNPRLEFNMDNILPKDMHQECGTMPPPVYPLEAAPTQAFPFSHQPQGHHHPLQSVVNNGVEMPLSSSLHRSLSMPFPPLD